A single genomic interval of Aythya fuligula isolate bAytFul2 chromosome 28, bAytFul2.pri, whole genome shotgun sequence harbors:
- the LOC116499540 gene encoding LOW QUALITY PROTEIN: natural killer cell receptor 2B4-like (The sequence of the model RefSeq protein was modified relative to this genomic sequence to represent the inferred CDS: deleted 1 base in 1 codon): MALCLVLWVAALLPAGAQGCEDRAVPAGGELQLLPKEPPQAWVKLEWKVTLDSGTQLVIVRVSKDKDPDYRNRFSGRATFHPETLSLRISPVTQADSGNYSADFEIASGLTHSQCFHVSVWEPIGQPRLEVRMLQQEQGWCNFSLLCSVPGAANVSYSWSRDEEPLGHENVLQVHGGTEPRTYICNASNPVSSSTASIDTMKACFPPGTGSSIPLWAVAVPLVLAVSLVAFVAWWCWRKRRKDGSAAPPGPVEPSMTVYEEVGKVQAGQDLNRNREANVVGNTIYAVVSTKAQGSRHFQEPQSCTIYSTIQPTKKQPPTPLTAGPFSAPQSPSVRRKKLDPALVCTAYTEPTVPLKHLSLPPRTLSLSPVDNHHS; encoded by the exons ATGGCgctgtgcctggtgctgtgggtggcagccctgctccctgcggGTGCCCAAG GGTGCGAGgacagggctgtgcctgccggaggagagctgcagctgctgcccaaggAACCACCACAAGCATGGGTAAAGTTGGAATGGAAAGTGACACTGGATTCAGGAACCCAGCTGGTCATCGTGAGGGTTTCAAAGGATAAAGATCCAGATTACAGGAATCGTTTTTCTGGGAGAGCCACCTTCCACCCGGAGACCCTCTCCCTGCGCATCAGCCCGGTCACCCAGGCAGACAGCGGCAACTACTCTGCAGATTTTGAGATTGCATCTGGCCTCACTCATTCTCAGTGCTTCCACGTGTCAGTGTGGG AGCCCATCGGCCAGCCACGCCTGGAGGTGCGCATGCTGCAGcaagagcagggctggtgcaACTTCTCGCTGCTCTGCTCCGTGCCCGGTGCTGCCAACGTCTCCTACAGCTGGTCCCGTGATGAGGAGCCCCTGGGGCACGAGAACGTGCTGCAGGTGCATGGGGGCACGGAGCCCAGGACCTACATCTGCAATGCAAGCAACCCGGTCAGCTCGAGCACGGCCAGCATTGACACCATGAAGGCCTGCTTCCCTCCAGGCACAG GGTCTTCCATCCCGTTGTGGGCAGTGGCCGTGCCGCTGGTGCTGGCTGTCTCCCTCGTCGCCTTTGTCgcctggtggtgctggaggaagCGACGGAAGGACGGCTCGGCAG CTCCCCCAGGACCCGTCGAGCCATCGATGACTGTCTACGAGGAAGTGGGCAAAGTCCAAGCTGGCCAAGACCTT AACAGGAACAGGGAGGCCAATGTGGTAGGAAACACTATCTACGCCGTGGTCTCCACCAAAGCACAG GGGTCCAGACACTTCCAGGAGCCCCAAAGCTGCACCATCTACTCCACTATCCAACCTACCAAGAAG CAGCCACCCACT CCCCTAACGGCAGGTCCTTTCTCTGCTCCACAGTCCCCTTCCGTCAGGAGAAAGAAGCTGGATCCAGCTCTGGTCTGCACTGCCTACACAGAG CCTACGGTGCCTTTGAAACACTTGAGTCTCCCACCGCGGACCTTGTCCCTGTCTCCTGTGGACAACCACCACTCCTAG
- the KIRREL1 gene encoding kin of IRRE-like protein 1, translating to MRILFLCLLTLADSYGQAAQTRFVEEPEDQTVVAGQRIVLSCVVLNYSGIVQWTKDGLALGMGQGLKAWPRYRIVGTADSGQYNLEISDAELSDDAVYECQATEAALRSRRAKLTVLIPPEDPTIDGAPEILLRAGTPYNLTCRARSAKPAATIVWYRDGLQQDGAITTTEVLADGKRETTTSQLAINPTDLDIGRVFSCRSTNEAIPAGKETFVKLNVHHPPTVTLSIQPQTVQEGERVVFTCMATANPEIKGYRWAKGGVIIEEAKENKYDTQVDYTFFTEPVSCEVHNDIGSTNVSTLVDVHFAPRIMVAPKPTVTDIGSDVTLTCMWSGNPPLTLTWTKKESNMVLSNSNQLYLKSVTQADAGQYICKAIVPRIGVGEREVTLYVNGPPIISSEVVQYAARGDRGKVECFIGSTPPPDRIAWAWKENVLEAGTLERYTVERTNTGSGVLSTLTINNVMEADFQTHYNCTAWNSFGPGTAIIQLEEKEVLPVGIIAGATIGASILVISFLVALACFLYRRRKGSRKDVTLRKLDIKVETVNREPLTLHADREEDTASVSTATRVMKAIYSSFKDDVDLKQDLRCDTIDTREEYELKDPTNGYYNVRAHEDRPASRTVLYADYRTPGPGRYEARPPSRLSHSSGYAQLNTYSRGGPASEYSAEAAAGTGAPPGTAGGETASQLSYENYGGHGAFPAGGGGYGGYRLGYGQPPSLERAPYDAYDPMGKYASATRFSYTSQHSDYGQRFQQRMQTHV from the exons ATGCGgatcctcttcctctgcctcctgaCTCTCGCTGACTCCTACGGGCAAG CGGCGCAGACGCGGTTCGTGGAGGAGCCGGAGGATCAGACCGTGGTGGCCGGCCAGAGGATCGTCCTCTCCTGCGTGGTGCTCAACTACTCCGGGATCGTGCAATGGACCAAAGACGGGCTGgccctggggatggggcagggccTCAAAG CCTGGCCGCGTTACCGCATCGTGGGCACGGCCGACTCGGGCCAGTACAACCTGGAGATCAGCGACGCCGAGCTCTCCGACGACGCCGTCTACGAGTGCCAGGCGACCGAGGCCGCGCTGCGCTCGCGCCGGGCCAAGCTCACCGTGCTCA TCCCCCCCGAGGACCCCACCATCGACGGAGCCCCCGAGATCCTGCTGCGCGCGGGGACGCCCTACAACCTGACGTGCCGGGCGCGCAGCGCCAAGCCCGCCGCCACCATCGTCTGGTACCGGGACGGGCTCCAGCAGGACGGAGCCATCACCACCACG gaggtgctggctgACGGCAAGCGGGAGACGACGACCAGCCAGCTGGCCATCAACCCCACCGACCTGGACATCGGCAGGGTTTTCTCCTGCCGCAGCACCAACGAAGCCATCCCGGCGGGGAAGGAAACCTTCGTCAAGCTCAACGTGCACC ATCCCCCGACTGTCACCCTGTCCATCCAGCCCCAGACGGTGCAGGAGGGCGAGCGGGTCGTCTTCACCTGCATGGCCACCGCCAACCCCGAGATCAAAGGCTACAG GTGGGCCAAAGGGGGGGTGATCATCGAGGAGGCCAAGGAGAACAAGTACGACACGCAGGTGGACTACACCTTCTTCACGGAGCCCGTGTCCTGCGAGGTGCACAACGACATCGGCAGCACCAACGTCAGCACGCTGGTGGACGTGCACT TCGCCCCTCGCATCATGGTGGCCCCCAAGCCCACCGTCACCGACATCGGCTCCGACGTGACGCTGACCTGCATGTGGTCCGGCAACCCCCCGCTGACCCTCACCTGGACCAAGAAGGAATCCAACATG GTGCTGAGCAACAGCAACCAGCTGTACCTGAAGTCGGTGACGCAGGCGGACGCGGGGCAGTACATCTGCAAAGCCATCGTGCCCCGCATCGGCGTGGGCGAGCGCGAGGTCACGCTCTACGTCAACG GGCCCCCCATCATCTCCAGCGAGGTGGTGCAGTACGCGGCGCGCGGCGACCGCGGCAAGGTGGAGTGCTTCATCGGCAGCACGCCGCCGCCGGACCGCATC GCCTGGGCTTGGAAGGAGAACGTTTTGGAGGCAGGGACGCTGGAGCGCTACACGGTGGAGAGGACCAACACGGGCAGCGGGGTCCTGTCCACCCTCACCATCAACAACGTGATGGAGGCCGACTTCCAGACCCACTACAACTGCACCGCCTGGAACAGCTTCGGGCCGGGCACCGCCATCATCCAGCTGGAGGAGAAAG AGGTCCTGCCCGTGGGCATCATCGCCGGGGCCACCATCGGGGCCAGCATCCTCGTCATCAGCTTCCTCGTGGCGCTCGCCTGCTTCCTCTACCGGCGTCGGAAAGGAA GTCGCAAGGACGTCACCCTGCGCAAGCTGGACATCAAGGTGGAGACGGTGAACAGGGAGCCGCTGACGCTGCACGCGGACCGGGAGGAGGACACGGCCAGCGTCTCCACCGCCACCCGCGTCATGAAGGCCATCTACTCG tccTTCAAGGATGACGTGGACTTGAAGCAGGACCTGCGCTGTGACACCATCGACACCCGCGAGGAGTACGAGCTGAAG GACCCCACCAACGGCTACTACAACGTCCGTGCCCACGAGGACCGCCCGGCCTCCCGCACCGTCCTCTACGCCGACTACCGCacgccggggccggggcgctaCGAGGCGAGGCCCCCCTCCCGCCTGTCCCACTCCAGCGGCTACGCGCAGCTCAACACCTACAGCCGCGGCGGCCCCGCGTCCGAATACAGCGCCGAGGCGGCCGCGGGCACCGGGGCCCCCCCGGGGACGGCGGGGGGCGAGACGGCCAGCCAGCTCTCCTACGAGAACTACGGGGGTCACGGCGCCTTcccggccggcggcggcggctaCGGTGGCTACCGGTTGGGCTACGGGCAGCCCCCCAGCTTGGAGCGGGCGCCCTACGACGCCTACGACCCCATGGGCAAGTACGCCAGCGCCACCCGCTTCTCCTACACCTCCCAGCACTCGGACTACGGGCAGCGCTTCCAGCAGCGGATGCAGACGCACGTCTAG